The proteins below are encoded in one region of Macaca nemestrina isolate mMacNem1 chromosome 10, mMacNem.hap1, whole genome shotgun sequence:
- the LOC105474304 gene encoding keratin, type II cytoskeletal 1b, whose amino-acid sequence MSRQYSSQSAFSSRSRQVYRTSFSAGSGGGSRAVGSVCYTRGRCGGGGYGIRGRGFGSRSLYNLGGSRSISISLVGRSASGFCQGGGVGGFGGVRSFGIGSIGAGGFGGGSFGGGGFGGAGFGASNFGLGGFGPSCPPGGIQEVTINQSLLEPLHLEVDPEIQRIKTQEREQIMVLNNKFASFIDKVRFLEQQNQVLQTKWELLQQVNTSTGTNNLEPLLENYIGDLRKQVDLLNAEQMRQNTEVRSMQDVVEDYKSKYEDEINKRTGSENDFVVLKKDVDAAYASKVDLESRVDTLTGEVNFLKYLFLTELSQMQTHISDTNVILSMDNNRSLDLDSIIDAVRTQYELIAQRSKDEAEALYQTKYQELQITAGRHGDDLKNSKMEIAELNRTVQRLQAEISNVKKQIEQMQSLISDAEERGEQALQDARQKLQDLEEALQQSKEELARLLRDYQAMLGAKLSLDVEIATYRQLLEGEESRMSGELQSHVSISVQNSQVSSSGGAGGGGSYVSGGYGGGSGGGGYGGGRSYRGGGARGGSGGGYGSGGGSYAGSGRSSRGSSRVQIIQTSTNTSHRRILE is encoded by the exons ATGAGCCGCCAATATAGTTCTCAGTCCGCGTTTAGCTCAAGGAGCCGGCAGGTTTATCGCACCAGCTTTTCTGCAGGCTCTGGTGGTGGGAGTCGGGCTGTGGGTTCTGTGTGTTATACTCGAGggaggtgtggtggtggtggatatGGGATCCGTGGAAGGGGGTTTGGCTCTAGGAGCCTGTATAATCTGGGTGGCAGTAGAAGCATCTCCATTAGTCTAGTGGGGAGGAGTGCCAGTGGTTTCTGTCAGGGTGGGGGAGTAGGGGGATTTGGAGGGGTCAGGAGCTTTGGGATTGGCAGCATTGGTGCTGGTGGCTTTGGAGGTGGTAGCTTTGGAGGAGGTGGTTTTGGGGGTGCTGGATTTGGGGCTAGCAATTTTGGGCTTGGGGGTTTTGGTCCTTCTTGTCCTCCTGGGGGTATCCAAGAGGTGACCATTAACCAGAGCCTCCTAGAGCCACTTCACCTGGAGGTGGACCCTGAAATTCAGAGGATCAAGACCCAGGAGCGGGAGCAGATTATGGTTCTCAACAACAAGTTTGCCTCCTTCATTGACAAG GTGCGATTCCTGGAGCAGCAGAACCAGGTGCTACAAACAAAATGGGAGTTGCTGCAGCAGGTGAACACCTCAACTGGAACCAACAACCTGGAGCCCCTCTTGGAGAACTATATCGGTGACCTGCGGAAGCAGGTGGATTTGCTCAATGCGGAGCAGATGCGCCAGAACACAGAGGTCAGGAGCATGCAGGATGTCGTGGAGGACTACAAGAGCAA GTATGAGGACGAAATCAACAAGAGGACTGGCAGCGAGAATGACTTTGTCGTCCTGAAGAAG GATGTGGACGCTGCTTACGCGAGCAAAGTGGACCTGGAGTCCAGGGTGGACACTCTGACTGGGGAGGTCAATTTcttgaagtatttatttttgacG GAGCTGTCTCAGATGCAGACTCACATCAGCGACACCAACGTCATCCTGTCCATGGACAATAATCGCTCCCTGGACCTGGACAGCATCATTGATGCAGTGCGAACCCAGTACGAGCTGATTGCACAGAGGAGCAAGGACGAGGCCGAAGCCCTGTACCAGACCAAG TACCAGGAGCTCCAGATCACAGCAGGCAGACATGGAGACGACTTGAAGAACAGCAAGATGGAGATTGCAGAGCTCAACCGCACCGTCCAGAGGCTGCAGGCAGAGATCAGCAATGTGAAGAAGCAG ATCGAACAGATGCAGTCACTCATTTCGGATGCCGAGGAGAGAGGCGAACAGGCCCTCCAGGATGCGCGGCAGAAGCTGCAGGACCTGGAGGAGGCCCTGCAGCAGTCCAAGGAGGAGCTGGCCCGGCTGCTGCGTGACTACCAGGCCATGCTAGGGGCCAAGCTGTCCCTGGATGTGGAGATCGCCACCTACCGCCAGCTGCTGGAGGGCGAGGAGAGCAG GATGTCAGGAGAGCTGCAGAGCCATGTGAGCATCT cgGTGCAGAACAGCCAGGTGAGCAGCAGCGGCGGCGCGGGAGGTGGCGGCAGCTACGTCTCTGGAGGCTACGGCGGCGGCAGCGGTGGGGGGGGCTATGGCGGTGGAAGAAGTTACCGCGGAGGCGGCGCACGAGGGGGCAGTGGAGGCGGTTATGGCAGCGGCGGCGGGAGCTACGCAGGGAGCGGCAGAAGCAGCCGCGGATCCTCGCGCGTGCAGATCATCCAGACCTCCACCAACACCTCCCACAGGCGGATCCTGGAGTAG